One Brassica napus cultivar Da-Ae chromosome C4, Da-Ae, whole genome shotgun sequence genomic region harbors:
- the LOC106445206 gene encoding glucan endo-1,3-beta-glucosidase has translation MVRFKHIKKTQKYYFMKMSGVRMLASSPMLLFLLSLLMASYFDTTAGQIGVCFGQMGNNIPNPAEVVAMFKQYSIPRMRMYGPNPNALNALRGSNIEFILDVPNGDLKRLADSQAEANTWVRDNVQKYNDVRFKYISVGNEVKPGEPGAAALFQAMQNIDRALSAARLSDIKVSTTTFMRAFADTYPPSRGRFKDEYRNFLQPVIGFLVNKRSPLLVNIYTYFGYMNRDVSLEFALFQPNSNNEFTDPNNQLRYQNFFDANLDSVYAALEKSGGGSLDVVVSESGWPTQGGPGASVPNAEAYVNNLRLHVNKNGSPKRSGKPIETYIFAMFDENGKQTSPNDEYEKYWGMFSPTTRQLKYGVKFN, from the exons ATGGTACGAttcaaacatataaaaaaaactcaaaagtaTTATTTCATGAAAATGTCTGGGGTTAGGATGTTAGCATCATCACCAATGTTGCTGTTTCTTCTCAGCCTTCTAATGGCTTCCTACTTCGACACCACAG CTGGACAAATCGGAGTATGCTTCGGGCAGATGGGAAATAACATACCAAATCCAGCGGAAGTTGTGGCTATGTTCAAGCAGTACAGCATCCCTCGAATGCGGATGTACGGTCCCAACCCTAACGCTCTCAACGCTCTCCGTGGCTCCAACATCGAGTTCATCCTCGACGTTCCCAATGGCGACTTAAAACGTCTCGCAGACAGCCAAGCGGAGGCCAACACATGGGTCCGCGACAACGTCCAGAAGTACAACGATGTCAGATTCAAGTACATCTCGGTCGGAAACGAGGTGAAACCAGGGGAGCCGGGGGCGGCGGCTCTCTTCCAGGCGATGCAGAACATTGATAGAGCGCTTTCCGCAGCACGCCTCAGCGATATCAAGGTCTCCACGACTACATTCATGAGAGCCTTCGCGGACACGTATCCTCCGTCGCGCGGACGATTCAAGGATGAGTATAGAAACTTTCTCCAACCGGTTATAGGTTTCTTGGTGAACAAGCGATCTCCTCTGCTCGTGAATATCTACACTTACTTCGGCTACATGAACCGCGACGTCTCTCTAGAATTCGCTCTGTTCCAACCGAATAGTAATAATGAATTCACTGACCCCAACAACCAGCTCCGTTACCAAAACTTCTTCGACGCCAATCTCGACTCAGTTTACGCGGCACTGGAGAAATCGGGCGGGGGGTCGTTGGATGTCGTGGTGTCGGAGAGCGGTTGGCCCACGCAGGGAGGACCCGGGGCAAGTGTGCCGAATGCGGAGGCTTATGTTAACAATTTGAGACTACATGTTAATAAGAATGGATCTCCGAAAAGGTCAGGGAAACCTATAGAGACTTACATATTCGCCATGTTCGATGAGAACGGGAAGCAGACGTCGCCTAATGATGAGTATGAGAAGTACTGGGGGATGTTTTCTCCTACTACTAGACAGCTTAAATATGGTGTCAAGTTCAACTAA
- the LOC125586019 gene encoding uncharacterized protein LOC125586019, which yields MCFIHLRSCGFRLCMSSDRFLNSGSEDGPGGGDSSGGQFSDGVPSSVLPRRLFAYGAYPTKLRVNIYSKSHFIGSVVVALKGADAMDTLMASQFWGLFQLPVVRCQNSTKLIGCLLSRQLVTARRHEFWFTFGPDPLRFSLDEFRDVTGLNCGAFDVQDSEASESVPPTMWNKLFDTAVGKLTVLSVLCMLGNEYLAVEKRLPLALIALVDGVLCPSNKDLKLTPRYVEMLSDVESFLAYPWGRESFLTTVPRFLPPLIVGPGANPLQLFVFDVVPLLLEKIPDAGNTATFIDSPGACSSPSTILTVNEIVAVEEDPDLSVHFTVIPDEERLLLVDQNEDRQVTSLVQKLLCGETFKPEDFPGGDQSFSPKFKVPDAAQGEGACPTPRFEGMENNIEELRTLICKSLGLPEGSKSNARKRKAMDDPQEVSRKNPPSSERESGHQNDDDHAKENESDNARFPPSGGNKGDQRWGDGQQQETQSNALVLFGDVLDVEPESYVLPAEHAVTSPGAWQKRNPTYRYEQGSPVAWEKTKPNCYSSVGSVRSFHPSWDGNPSSKSKERSAPEGGEGHQKWVGAPPVGYESDQTSNQNEGEGLEQVSAPMGFVEALVKEINSEIPGADEGAQPKENESVAARMTPTAGIDFAQKTGADNGGESGQTPNQSDGERLEQVSAPMGFVEALVKEINSERTRK from the exons ATGTGTTTCATCCACCTCCGTTCATGTGGATTCCGTCTTTGCATGTCATCGGACAGATTCTTAA ATTCTGGATCTGAGGACGGCCCCGGTGGTGGTGATTCCTCAGGGGGACAATTCTCTGATGGGGTGCCCTCATCTGTGTTGCCCCGGAGACTGTTCGCATATGGTGCGTACCCGACAAAGTTGCGAGTAAACATCTACTCAAAATCACACTTCATCGGTTCTGTTGTTGTTGCTCTAAAGGGGGCGGATGCGATGGACACTTTGATGGCTTCCCAGTTTTGGGGGCTGTTTCAGCTTCCCGTTGTACGCTGCCAGAACTCTACGAAGCTCATCGGCTGCCTCCTCAGCCGACAGCTCGTTACGGCTCGCAGACACGAGTTCTGGTTCACCTTCGGGCCCGATCCACTACGTTTCTCGCTGGATGAATTCCGAGACGTTACAGGTTTGAACTGCGGAGCTTTCGATGTTCAGGATTCGGAAGCATCTGAATCTGTTCCTCCGACGATGTGGAACAAGCTCTTTGATACGGCTGTCGGTAAGTTAACAGTCCTGAGTGTACTGTGCATGTTGGGAAATGAATATCTAGCTGTGGAGAAACGGCTCCCTTTGGCTCTGATCGCGTTGGTTGATGGTGTTCTCTGCCCCAGTAACAAAGATCTTAAACTAACGCCCAGGTACGTTGAGATGCTGTCAGACGTTGAGAGCTTTTTAGCATATCCGTGGGGTCGAGAGTCGTTCTTGACGACCGTGCCGCGTTTCCTGCCTCCCCTTATTGTCGGACCAGGTGCGAACCCACTGCAA TTGTTCGTATTTGATGTTGTGCCTCTGCTATTGGAGAAAATTCCCGACGCAGGGAACACCGCCACTTTCATTGATTCCCCCGGAGCTTGCTCTTCGCCGTCCACTATTCTCACAGTCAACGAAATAGTTGCTGTCGAGGAAGACCCAGAC CTCTCTGTCCACTTCACCGTGATTCCTGATGAGGAACGGCTACTGTTGGTGGACCAGAATGAAGATAGGCAAGTTACTTCTTTGGTGCAGAAGTTGCTTTGTGGGGAAACATTCAAACCTGAGGACTTTCCAGGTGGTGACCAGTCGTTTTCCCCCAAGTTTAAGGTTCCAGATGCTGCCCAGGGGGAGGGAGCTTGTCCCACTCCC CGGTTTGAGGGGATGGAGAACAATATTGAAGAGTTGCGGACACTGATTTGCAAGAGTTTGGGTTTGCCCGAGGGGAGCAAAAGCAACGCTAGGAAGAGGAAAGCGATGGATGATCCGCAG GAAGTGAGCAGGAAGAACCCACCCTCATCAGAGAGAGAAAGTGGTCACCAGAATGATGATGATCATGCAAAGGAAAACGAGTCTGACAATGCACGTTTTCCACCATCCGGCGGAAACAAAGGCGATCAG CGCTGGGGGGATGGTCAGCAGCAAGAAACACAATCGAATGCCCTCGTCCTGTTTGGAGATGTATTAGATGTTGAGCCTGAGTCCTATGTGTTACCAGCAGAG CATGCGGTAACCTCCCCGGGGGCGTGGCAGAAAAGAAACCCAACGTACCGGTATGAGCAAGGCTCCCCAGTCGCATGGGAGAAAACAAAGCCGAACTGTTACAGTTCGGTTGGTAGTGTACGCTCCTTTCATCCTTCATGGGATGGAAACCCCTCCTCGAAATCTAAG GAAAGAAGTGCTCCAGAAGGTGGGGAGGGTCATCAAAAATGGGTAGGTGCTCCACCGGTGGGCTATGAGTCCgatcaaacatcaaatcagAATGAGGGAGAGGGGCTTGAACAAGTCTCTGCTCCTATGGGGTTTGTTGAGGCACTTGTGAAGGAGATCAACTCTGAAATCCCGGGGGCGGACGAG GGTGCACAGCCAAAAGAAAACGAGTCGGTAGCTGCCCGCATGACACCAACAGCCGGGATTGACTTTGCGCAG AAAACGGGTGCCGACAACGGTGGTGAGTCCGGTCAAACACCAAATCAGAGTGATGGAGAGAGGCTTGAACAAGTCTCTGCTCCTATGGGGTTTGTTGAGGCACTTGTGAAGGAGATCAACTCTGAACGGACGAG GAAATAA